One window of the Emcibacter sp. genome contains the following:
- a CDS encoding protein-L-isoaspartate(D-aspartate) O-methyltransferase produces MSEPLEEKKQQLLNILRMEGIHDENVLAAIGAVKREKFIPDYLRQQAYENAALPIESGQTISQPYIVAYMTQELKVDNKMKVLEVGTGSGYQGAVLSRLCRRLFTVERHLPLMQRAEALFKELGLLNITTLFGDGMKGWPEQAPFDRIMVTAAADKVPEKLLEQLKEDGGIMVIPIGAQEETQHIYRITRQGDDFETEVLLPVKFVPLLGGIVHDS; encoded by the coding sequence ATGTCTGAGCCTCTCGAAGAAAAGAAACAACAGCTTCTGAATATTCTCCGAATGGAGGGTATCCACGATGAGAATGTTCTTGCCGCAATTGGTGCTGTGAAGCGGGAAAAATTCATCCCCGACTACCTGCGCCAGCAAGCCTATGAAAATGCCGCCCTGCCTATCGAAAGCGGCCAGACCATAAGCCAGCCCTATATTGTGGCCTATATGACCCAGGAACTGAAAGTCGACAACAAGATGAAGGTTCTGGAGGTTGGCACTGGATCAGGATATCAGGGGGCCGTTCTGTCCAGGCTCTGTCGTCGGCTGTTTACAGTCGAGCGCCATTTGCCGCTGATGCAGAGGGCGGAAGCGTTATTCAAGGAACTGGGACTTCTGAATATCACGACACTTTTCGGTGACGGCATGAAAGGCTGGCCGGAGCAGGCGCCCTTTGATCGTATTATGGTCACGGCGGCAGCAGACAAGGTGCCCGAGAAACTGCTGGAACAATTAAAGGAAGATGGCGGAATCATGGTCATTCCCATTGGCGCCCAGGAAGAAACCCAGCATATTTACCGGATAACCCGTCAGGGTGACGATTTTGAAACCGAGGTTCTGCTGCCGGTCAAGTTTGTACCGTTGCTTGGCGGAATTGTACATGATTCCTGA
- the serS gene encoding serine--tRNA ligase has product MFDIKAIRENPEAFDKGWKKRGLAPQAAEILALDGKWRSKQTELQQAQSRRNEASKAIGMAKSKGEDADDLVKEVTRLKFILVGLEQEVRDLEDELKDRLSRLDNIPADDVPLGESEDDNLEVRKWGDLPEFDFEPKQHFELGENLGQMDFEGAARMSGSRFVILRSDLARLERALAAFMLDLHTGEYGYEEVSPPALVRDQALYGTSQLPKFEEDMFKMDTGHYLISTGEIPLTNMVREEILEEESLPLRFTALTPCFRSEAGSAGKDTRGMIRLHQFQKVEMVSITSPEQSWDELERMTGIAEEVLRRLKLPYRVLALCTGDMGFAARKTYDLEVWLPGQESYREISSCSNTGDFQARRMNTRCRPKGEKRTRFVHTLNGSGLAVGRTLVAVLENYQQADGSIKIPEVLRPYMRGQEVIKNS; this is encoded by the coding sequence ATGTTTGATATCAAGGCAATCCGGGAGAATCCGGAGGCGTTTGATAAGGGGTGGAAAAAACGTGGTCTTGCACCGCAGGCTGCTGAAATATTGGCTCTGGATGGAAAATGGCGTTCCAAGCAGACTGAGCTGCAGCAAGCGCAAAGCAGGCGGAACGAGGCGTCAAAAGCCATCGGAATGGCAAAATCGAAGGGCGAGGATGCCGATGACTTGGTCAAAGAAGTAACTCGTTTGAAGTTCATACTAGTGGGATTAGAACAAGAAGTTCGAGACCTAGAAGATGAATTAAAAGATCGCCTGTCACGGCTGGATAACATCCCGGCGGATGACGTGCCTCTTGGCGAAAGTGAAGATGACAACCTGGAAGTTCGTAAATGGGGTGACCTTCCCGAGTTTGACTTTGAACCGAAGCAGCATTTTGAGCTTGGTGAAAACCTGGGACAGATGGACTTTGAGGGGGCAGCCCGCATGTCGGGTTCGCGCTTTGTTATATTGCGCAGCGATCTGGCGCGCCTGGAGCGCGCTCTGGCGGCCTTTATGCTGGACCTGCACACAGGTGAATATGGTTACGAGGAAGTCTCTCCGCCGGCTCTTGTACGGGACCAGGCGCTATACGGCACAAGCCAGTTGCCCAAGTTCGAAGAAGACATGTTCAAAATGGACACTGGTCACTATCTGATCTCCACCGGTGAAATCCCGCTGACCAATATGGTCAGGGAGGAAATCCTGGAGGAAGAAAGCCTGCCGCTACGCTTTACAGCGCTGACACCCTGTTTCCGGTCGGAAGCGGGTTCTGCAGGCAAGGACACCCGTGGCATGATCCGTCTGCATCAGTTCCAGAAAGTGGAAATGGTCAGCATCACCTCGCCGGAACAGTCCTGGGACGAGCTTGAGCGCATGACCGGGATAGCCGAAGAAGTACTGCGTCGCCTTAAGCTGCCGTACCGGGTTTTGGCCCTGTGCACCGGGGATATGGGATTTGCCGCCCGCAAGACCTATGACCTGGAAGTCTGGCTGCCTGGACAGGAAAGCTATCGGGAGATTTCAAGCTGTTCCAATACCGGCGATTTTCAGGCCCGGCGCATGAACACCCGCTGCCGACCGAAAGGCGAGAAACGCACGCGGTTTGTCCATACCCTGAACGGGTCCGGCCTGGCTGTCGGGCGGACTCTGGTGGCGGTGCTGGAAAATTACCAACAGGCTGACGGCTCAATAAAAATTCCGGAAGTGCTCCGGCCTTATATGCGAGGTCAGGAAGTGATCAAAAACTCATGA
- the surE gene encoding 5'/3'-nucleotidase SurE, with product MKPDPRRILVTNDDGINAPGLEILERIARELSDDVWTVAPEVEQSGKGHALTLTEPLRFRQLSERRFAVTGTPTDCVMLATHSIIQGDKPTLLLSGINRGGNLAEDMTYSGTIAAAMEGTICGIPSIAISQDVDKSNRKDPFPVAEKYALDVVRKILTQSWENGILMNVNFPTDVNNVMGIRATHQGFRDEAELFINEREDLRGHNYYWIGFRRAYGTPLEATDLEAMQENYISVTPLHLDLTHYTTYNNLRKNIDQDF from the coding sequence ATGAAACCTGACCCCCGCAGAATTCTGGTTACCAATGATGACGGCATTAATGCGCCGGGACTGGAGATCCTGGAAAGGATCGCCCGCGAACTGAGCGACGATGTCTGGACCGTGGCGCCGGAAGTAGAGCAGAGCGGCAAGGGTCATGCCCTGACCCTGACCGAACCGCTGCGTTTCCGGCAACTGTCGGAGCGCAGGTTTGCCGTGACAGGCACCCCGACCGACTGTGTGATGCTGGCCACCCACAGTATTATTCAGGGTGACAAACCAACATTACTTCTGTCCGGCATTAACCGGGGGGGCAACCTGGCGGAAGACATGACCTATTCCGGCACTATTGCGGCGGCCATGGAAGGGACCATCTGCGGCATCCCGTCCATTGCAATCAGCCAGGATGTCGACAAAAGCAACCGCAAGGACCCGTTTCCCGTTGCAGAAAAATATGCGCTTGATGTGGTTCGCAAGATTCTGACCCAGAGCTGGGAAAACGGCATCCTGATGAATGTAAATTTCCCGACTGACGTCAACAATGTCATGGGAATTAGGGCGACTCATCAGGGATTCCGGGATGAGGCAGAATTGTTCATCAACGAACGGGAAGATCTTCGCGGGCATAATTATTACTGGATCGGGTTTCGCCGGGCATATGGAACACCCCTGGAAGCCACGGACCTGGAAGCCATGCAGGAAAATTATATATCCGTCACCCCCCTGCATCTGGACCTCACACATTATACGACGTATAACAATCTGAGAAAGAATATTGATCAGGATTTCTGA
- a CDS encoding M23 family metallopeptidase, protein MIDTRLKSIFFITGSIFASLLLAACQEGHPYQMGYKNSPPSWTEKNTPYPIPEPRSKPKAPQRFVAIPENTPDVQVNLSGKTAKVRKGDTVYAISRRYGVTVRQLISHNRLKAPYLLRPGQQLALPVAGHHIVRKGDTVYSISRHYRVDMTELARLNKLQKPYMLRVGQKLNVPGNGATGSNPIKIAIPSPPPTSGQGFLWPVSGRVISGFGPKSLGLHNDGINIAARYGETVRAAEAGVVVHADSRLKGYGGLILIQHEGGWMTAYAHNSRILVKKGQKISRGQAIAEVGKSGRVTSPQLHFELRKGNQAVNPEKYLKI, encoded by the coding sequence ATGATCGACACTCGTCTGAAATCTATTTTCTTCATCACCGGAAGCATCTTTGCTTCCCTTCTCCTTGCTGCTTGTCAGGAAGGCCATCCCTATCAGATGGGCTATAAAAACAGTCCTCCGAGCTGGACGGAAAAAAATACACCTTATCCCATACCGGAACCGCGCAGCAAACCGAAGGCGCCACAGCGTTTTGTGGCAATTCCCGAAAATACACCTGATGTACAGGTTAACCTGTCGGGCAAGACCGCGAAGGTTAGAAAAGGCGATACGGTTTATGCCATTTCCCGCCGATACGGGGTTACGGTGCGCCAGTTGATTTCACATAATCGCCTGAAGGCGCCTTATCTGCTGCGTCCGGGCCAGCAATTGGCCCTGCCGGTTGCCGGACATCATATCGTCCGGAAGGGAGATACTGTCTATAGCATCTCCCGTCACTACCGGGTGGATATGACCGAACTTGCGCGTTTAAACAAACTGCAGAAGCCCTATATGCTTCGTGTCGGGCAGAAACTGAATGTACCGGGTAATGGGGCGACAGGCAGCAATCCAATAAAGATCGCAATTCCATCACCGCCACCAACCAGCGGGCAGGGTTTCCTGTGGCCGGTCAGCGGCAGGGTGATTTCCGGTTTCGGTCCCAAATCCCTGGGATTGCATAATGACGGTATAAATATCGCCGCCCGATATGGCGAGACGGTGCGGGCGGCTGAAGCCGGCGTTGTGGTTCATGCGGATTCCAGGCTCAAGGGATATGGCGGCCTGATTTTGATTCAGCATGAAGGCGGCTGGATGACGGCTTATGCCCATAATTCCAGGATTCTGGTGAAGAAAGGGCAAAAGATCAGCCGGGGGCAGGCCATTGCAGAGGTCGGAAAAAGCGGCCGGGTGACGTCGCCGCAGCTGCATTTCGAACTGCGAAAGGGAAACCAGGCCGTCAATCCGGAAAAATACTTGAAAATATGA